From Mycolicibacterium nivoides, a single genomic window includes:
- a CDS encoding acyl-CoA dehydrogenase family protein: MSVDRLLPSDEARELIELTRDIADKVLDPIVDQHEKAETYPEGVFAQLGAAGLLSLPQPEEWGGGGQPYEVYLQVLEEIAARWAAVGVAVSVHSLSSHPLLAYGSDEQKKRWLPGMLSGEQIGAYSLSEPQAGSDAAALNCKATRDGDAYLLNGSKAWITHGGKADFYTLFARTGEGSKGISCFLVPGDLEGLSFGKPEEKMGLHAVPTTSAFYDNARLDAERLIGQEGQGLSIAFSALDSGRLGIAAVAVGIAQAALDEAVRYANERTTFGRKIIDHQGLGFLLADMAAAVVSARATYLDAARRRDQGLPYSTQASVAKLIATDAAMKVTTDAVQVFGGVGYTRDFRVERYMREAKITQIFEGTNQIQRLVISRGLGS, from the coding sequence ATGTCGGTGGACCGCCTACTCCCTTCTGATGAGGCCCGCGAGCTCATCGAGCTCACCCGCGACATCGCCGACAAAGTGCTCGATCCGATCGTCGACCAGCACGAGAAAGCCGAGACGTACCCCGAGGGCGTCTTCGCCCAGCTCGGCGCGGCGGGGCTGCTCAGCCTGCCCCAGCCCGAGGAGTGGGGTGGCGGCGGCCAGCCGTATGAGGTCTACCTGCAGGTCCTGGAGGAGATCGCCGCGCGGTGGGCCGCGGTCGGGGTCGCGGTCAGCGTGCACAGCCTCTCGTCGCACCCGCTGCTCGCCTACGGCAGCGACGAGCAGAAGAAGCGCTGGCTGCCCGGGATGCTCTCGGGCGAGCAGATCGGCGCCTACAGCCTGTCCGAGCCGCAGGCCGGATCCGACGCCGCAGCGCTGAACTGCAAGGCCACCCGCGACGGCGACGCCTACCTGCTCAACGGTTCCAAGGCGTGGATCACCCACGGCGGGAAGGCCGATTTCTACACCCTGTTCGCCCGCACCGGTGAGGGCTCCAAGGGCATCTCCTGCTTCCTGGTCCCCGGCGATCTCGAGGGGCTGAGCTTCGGCAAGCCCGAGGAGAAGATGGGCCTGCACGCGGTGCCCACCACCTCGGCGTTCTACGACAACGCCCGCCTCGACGCCGAACGGCTGATCGGCCAAGAGGGACAAGGCCTTTCGATCGCCTTCTCCGCGCTGGACTCCGGCCGGCTCGGGATCGCCGCCGTCGCGGTCGGCATCGCCCAGGCCGCCCTGGACGAAGCCGTCCGGTACGCCAACGAACGAACCACGTTCGGCCGCAAGATCATCGACCATCAGGGCCTCGGGTTCCTGCTGGCCGACATGGCCGCCGCCGTGGTCAGCGCCCGGGCCACCTATCTGGATGCCGCACGCCGCCGGGATCAAGGCCTGCCCTACTCCACCCAGGCCAGCGTCGCCAAGCTGATCGCCACCGACGCCGCGATGAAGGTCACCACCGACGCCGTGCAGGTGTTCGGCGGTGTCGGTTACACCCGCGACTTCCGGGTGGAGCGCTACATGCGCGAAGCCAAGATCACCCAGATCTTCGAGGGCACCAACCAGATTCAGCGCCTGGTCATCTCGCGGGGGCTGGGGTCCTGA
- a CDS encoding response regulator — MAEKVRVVVGDDHPMFREGVVRALISSGEIDVVAEADNGADALELIRTHQPQVALLDYRMPQLDGAQVAAAVSRDELPTRVLLVSAHDESAIVYTALQQGAAGFLSKESTRSELVNAVLSCAKGRDVLDPNLAAGLAGEIRRRNEPDVPVLSPREREVLDLISKGHSIPAMAKELFLAPSTVKTHVQRLYEKLGVSDRGAAVAEAMRRRLLD; from the coding sequence ATGGCCGAAAAGGTGCGGGTGGTGGTAGGTGACGACCACCCGATGTTCCGCGAAGGCGTGGTGCGCGCCCTGATCTCCAGCGGCGAGATCGACGTGGTGGCCGAGGCCGACAACGGCGCCGACGCACTGGAATTGATCAGGACCCATCAGCCGCAGGTGGCCCTGCTGGACTATCGGATGCCGCAGCTCGACGGGGCGCAGGTGGCCGCCGCGGTGAGCCGCGACGAGCTGCCCACCCGGGTGTTGCTCGTCTCCGCCCACGACGAGTCGGCGATCGTCTACACCGCGTTGCAGCAGGGGGCGGCCGGGTTCCTGTCCAAGGAGTCCACCCGCAGTGAGCTCGTGAACGCCGTGTTGTCGTGTGCCAAGGGCCGCGACGTGCTCGACCCGAACCTGGCAGCCGGGCTGGCCGGCGAGATCCGTCGCCGCAACGAACCCGATGTCCCGGTGCTCAGCCCGCGGGAACGCGAGGTGCTCGACCTGATTTCCAAGGGCCATTCCATCCCGGCAATGGCCAAGGAGCTGTTCCTGGCTCCGTCGACGGTGAAGACCCACGTGCAACGTCTGTACGAGAAGCTCGGCGTGAGTGACCGGGGCGCGGCGGTCGCGGAGGCGATGCGCCGCCGGCTGCTGGACTGA
- the pntB gene encoding Re/Si-specific NAD(P)(+) transhydrogenase subunit beta produces the protein MFTLENVASAAYVVAALLFILALAGLSKHETSRAGNTFGITGMAVALIATIALAFERKIEPLGLALLIGAMIVGAAIGLWRAKVVEMTGMPELIALLHSFVGLAAVLVGWNGYLHVENNLGGEEAVKLVGEKMLGIHSAEVFIGVFIGAVTFTGSIVANLKLSARIKSAPLMLPGKNFLNIGALVVFAALTVWFVIEPHLWLLIVVTVLALLLGWHLVASIGGGDMPVVVSMLNSYSGWAAAASGFLLGNDLLIITGALVGSSGAYLSYIMCKAMNRSFISVIAGGFGIEAGPAEDKDYGEHREINAEGAAELLSHADSVIITPGYGMAVAQAQYGVADLTRKLRERGVNVRFGIHPVAGRLPGHMNVLLAEAKVPYDIVLEMDEINDDFDGTSVVLVIGANDTVNPAAAEDPSSPIAGMPVLTVWNADHVIVFKRSMASGYAGVQNPLFFRENTQMLFGDARDRVNDILAALPVAERV, from the coding sequence ATGTTCACCCTAGAAAACGTTGCCTCGGCCGCCTACGTCGTCGCGGCCCTGCTGTTCATCCTGGCCCTGGCCGGACTGTCCAAACACGAAACGTCGCGGGCCGGAAACACCTTCGGCATCACCGGCATGGCGGTCGCCCTGATCGCCACCATCGCGCTGGCGTTCGAGCGCAAGATCGAGCCGCTGGGCCTGGCCCTGCTGATCGGCGCGATGATCGTCGGCGCCGCGATCGGCCTGTGGCGCGCCAAGGTCGTCGAGATGACCGGCATGCCCGAACTGATCGCGCTGCTGCACAGCTTCGTCGGTCTGGCCGCGGTACTCGTCGGCTGGAACGGTTACCTGCACGTCGAGAACAACCTCGGCGGCGAGGAAGCCGTGAAGCTGGTCGGCGAGAAGATGCTCGGCATCCACTCGGCCGAGGTGTTCATCGGTGTCTTCATCGGTGCCGTCACCTTCACCGGCTCGATCGTGGCCAACCTCAAGCTGTCGGCACGCATCAAGTCCGCGCCGCTGATGCTGCCCGGCAAGAACTTCCTCAACATCGGTGCGCTGGTCGTGTTCGCCGCGCTGACCGTGTGGTTCGTCATCGAGCCGCACCTGTGGCTGCTCATCGTGGTGACCGTGCTCGCGCTGCTGCTCGGCTGGCACCTGGTGGCCTCGATCGGCGGTGGCGACATGCCCGTCGTGGTGTCGATGCTCAACAGCTACTCGGGCTGGGCCGCGGCCGCCTCCGGCTTCCTGCTCGGCAACGATCTGCTGATCATCACCGGCGCCCTCGTCGGCTCCTCCGGTGCCTACCTGTCCTACATCATGTGCAAGGCGATGAACCGGTCGTTCATCTCCGTGATCGCCGGTGGTTTCGGCATCGAGGCCGGGCCCGCCGAGGACAAGGACTACGGCGAGCACCGCGAGATCAACGCCGAGGGTGCGGCCGAACTGCTCAGCCACGCCGACTCGGTCATCATCACGCCCGGCTACGGCATGGCCGTGGCCCAGGCCCAGTACGGTGTCGCCGACCTGACCCGCAAGCTGCGTGAGCGCGGCGTCAACGTCCGCTTCGGCATCCACCCCGTCGCGGGCCGCCTGCCCGGCCACATGAACGTGCTGCTGGCCGAGGCCAAGGTGCCCTACGACATCGTGCTCGAGATGGACGAGATCAACGACGACTTCGACGGCACCTCCGTCGTGCTCGTCATCGGCGCCAACGACACGGTGAACCCGGCCGCGGCCGAGGATCCGAGCAGCCCGATCGCCGGCATGCCGGTGCTCACGGTGTGGAACGCCGACCACGTCATCGTGTTCAAGCGGTCCATGGCCTCGGGCTACGCCGGCGTGCAGAACCCGCTGTTCTTCCGGGAGAACACCCAGATGCTGTTCGGCGACGCCCGCGACCGCGTCAACGACATCCTCGCGGCGCTGCCCGTCGCGGAGCGCGTCTAG
- a CDS encoding RidA family protein, whose amino-acid sequence MKIVVPQWMQSMYDDHHFAPAVVDGDHLRCSGMIGIRPDMSVAEDPRAQFTQAFENLRGLLAEAGLTFADVTDITSYHVGLQRHVQVFGEVKDEFVPAPYPAWTAVGVTELAVPGALVEIQIVARMR is encoded by the coding sequence ATGAAAATAGTTGTCCCGCAGTGGATGCAGTCGATGTACGACGACCACCACTTCGCACCGGCGGTCGTCGACGGCGATCACCTGCGCTGTTCGGGGATGATCGGGATCCGCCCCGATATGAGCGTCGCCGAGGACCCGCGGGCACAGTTCACGCAGGCCTTCGAGAACCTGCGCGGGCTGCTCGCGGAGGCCGGGCTGACCTTCGCCGACGTCACCGACATCACCAGCTACCACGTCGGCCTGCAACGGCATGTGCAGGTGTTCGGTGAGGTCAAGGACGAGTTCGTGCCCGCACCGTACCCGGCCTGGACCGCGGTCGGCGTCACCGAGCTGGCGGTGCCGGGCGCGCTGGTCGAGATCCAGATCGTCGCGCGGATGCGTTGA
- a CDS encoding Re/Si-specific NAD(P)(+) transhydrogenase subunit alpha, with the protein MIIGIPRESLTGETRVAATPQTVGQIIKLGYEVVVETGAGAASSFSDAAYLDAGAEIGQAWDADVVLKVNAPDDAEIGKLRDGATLVSLISPGLKPELVEKLSTRPITVLAMDAVPRISRAQSLDVLSSMANIAGYRAVVEAAHSFGRFFTGQVTAAGKVPPAKVLVVGAGVAGLAAIGAAGSLGAIVRATDPRPEVADQVASLGGEYLSVANENAEVSATGYAKEMDDDYKAREAQLYAEQCKDVDIIVTTALIPGRPAPRIITAEMVASMKAGSVIVDMAAANGGNVEGTVKDQAIITDNGVTIIGYTDLAGRLPAQASQLYGTNLVNLLKLLTPEKDGKVVLDWDDVVQRSMTVVRDGETTWPPPPVQVSAAPAAQPAAAAPVVKEEKKPMSTGRRLGVTFAAAAAIFALIAMSPAALQVHLTVFALAIVIGYYVIGNVHHALHTPLMSVTNAISGIIVVGALLQIGHGDIAITSLAFVAILLASINVFGGFAVTRRMLAMFSRS; encoded by the coding sequence ATGATCATCGGGATACCGCGCGAGTCCCTGACTGGTGAAACGCGCGTCGCCGCCACGCCGCAGACTGTCGGACAGATTATCAAGCTCGGCTATGAGGTAGTCGTAGAAACCGGCGCCGGCGCTGCCTCGAGTTTCTCCGATGCTGCCTACCTCGACGCCGGTGCCGAGATCGGCCAGGCGTGGGACGCCGACGTCGTGCTGAAGGTCAATGCACCCGATGATGCCGAGATCGGCAAGCTGCGCGACGGCGCGACCCTCGTCAGCCTGATCTCCCCCGGGCTCAAGCCCGAGCTGGTCGAGAAGCTGTCCACCCGCCCGATCACGGTGCTGGCGATGGACGCGGTGCCGCGTATCTCCCGGGCCCAGTCGTTGGACGTGCTGTCATCGATGGCCAACATCGCCGGCTACCGCGCCGTGGTCGAGGCCGCCCACAGCTTCGGCCGGTTCTTCACCGGCCAGGTGACCGCGGCGGGCAAGGTGCCCCCGGCCAAGGTGCTCGTGGTCGGTGCCGGTGTCGCCGGCCTGGCTGCCATCGGCGCGGCAGGCAGCCTCGGCGCGATCGTGCGGGCCACCGACCCGCGGCCCGAGGTGGCCGATCAGGTCGCCTCCCTCGGCGGCGAGTACCTGTCCGTCGCGAACGAGAACGCCGAAGTCTCGGCCACCGGCTACGCCAAAGAGATGGACGACGACTACAAGGCCCGCGAGGCGCAGCTGTACGCCGAGCAGTGCAAGGACGTCGACATCATCGTCACGACCGCGCTGATTCCCGGCAGGCCCGCGCCGCGCATCATCACCGCCGAGATGGTCGCCTCGATGAAGGCCGGCAGCGTCATCGTCGACATGGCCGCGGCCAACGGCGGCAACGTCGAGGGCACGGTCAAGGACCAGGCGATCATCACCGACAACGGTGTGACCATCATCGGCTACACCGACCTGGCCGGCCGCCTGCCCGCCCAGGCCTCCCAGCTGTACGGCACCAACCTGGTCAACCTGCTCAAACTGCTGACCCCGGAGAAGGACGGCAAGGTCGTCCTCGACTGGGACGACGTGGTGCAGCGCTCGATGACCGTGGTGCGCGACGGCGAGACCACCTGGCCCCCGCCGCCGGTACAGGTCTCGGCTGCCCCGGCCGCTCAGCCCGCCGCGGCTGCCCCGGTGGTCAAAGAAGAGAAGAAGCCGATGTCGACCGGACGCCGTCTCGGCGTCACCTTCGCCGCGGCGGCCGCGATCTTCGCCCTGATCGCGATGTCACCGGCAGCGCTGCAGGTCCACCTGACCGTGTTCGCACTGGCGATCGTGATCGGCTACTACGTGATCGGCAATGTGCACCACGCGCTGCACACCCCGCTGATGTCGGTGACCAACGCGATCTCCGGAATCATCGTGGTGGGCGCCCTGCTGCAGATCGGCCACGGCGACATCGCCATCACGTCGCTGGCCTTCGTGGCCATCCTGCTGGCCAGCATCAACGTATTCGGCGGCTTCGCGGTGACGCGTCGCATGCTCGCGATGTTCTCCCGCAGCTAG
- a CDS encoding LCP family protein, producing MNAPSHAASAPRHRMPRRGVRAARRAAVGLMAATVLAGTGTGWVSYHGALDGITTSNALEGGPVSSGDTENILIMGLDSRLDQHGNPLPQDIYEALHAGDETVGGYNANVLIVVHLPGNGGPPTAFSIPRDDYVELAGCDVDPCKGKVKQAYGWAYQREMETLESSSESESSSTNEQQAREAGRRAQIATVRNLLGIPIDHFVEVTLGAFFQIAKAVAPITVCLNADTSDPYSGADFHRGVQQIDAAQAMAFVRQRRDINDENFTDLDRTRRQQAFIAALVSALGKSGALSSPTMLRDLLNVTKQNVALDSGFDLASFASRASALTGAPPTLYTLPIKEFGQNSLGEDINIVDIPTIRAIVRDLVAEPGGTTEAPAAPAHVLEGHGAVLDVVNASTYSGLAAQLETTFSANGFTPGAIGDAESLAAVTSIDYGTGAEAGAQSLADELKVIATPSSEVAPGTVQLTLGTDFPGDDYLTGSSESSAASSSDGSDSTWDSASETTEETTASTPVTTVAATASGTKSAAPTDLSQMKVSGIPCVK from the coding sequence ATGAACGCTCCCAGCCACGCCGCCAGCGCCCCTCGGCACCGCATGCCGCGCCGGGGCGTACGCGCTGCCCGTCGCGCGGCCGTCGGCCTGATGGCGGCAACGGTGCTGGCCGGGACCGGCACCGGCTGGGTGTCATACCACGGCGCATTGGACGGCATCACCACGTCCAACGCGCTCGAAGGCGGCCCGGTCTCGTCCGGGGACACCGAGAACATCCTGATCATGGGGCTGGACAGCAGGCTGGACCAGCACGGCAACCCGCTGCCCCAGGACATCTACGAGGCGCTGCACGCCGGCGACGAGACCGTCGGCGGCTACAACGCCAACGTGCTGATCGTCGTGCACCTGCCCGGCAACGGCGGCCCGCCGACCGCGTTCTCCATCCCCCGCGACGACTACGTCGAGCTCGCCGGCTGCGACGTCGACCCGTGCAAGGGCAAGGTCAAGCAGGCCTACGGTTGGGCCTATCAGCGCGAGATGGAGACGCTGGAGTCCTCTTCCGAGTCCGAGAGTTCGTCGACGAACGAACAGCAGGCCCGCGAGGCCGGCCGCCGGGCCCAGATCGCCACCGTGCGCAATCTCCTCGGGATCCCGATCGACCATTTCGTCGAGGTCACCCTCGGAGCGTTCTTCCAGATCGCCAAGGCTGTGGCGCCGATCACGGTGTGCCTCAACGCCGACACCTCGGATCCATACTCCGGGGCGGATTTCCACCGGGGCGTGCAGCAAATCGACGCTGCGCAGGCGATGGCGTTCGTGCGTCAGCGTCGCGACATCAACGACGAGAACTTCACCGACCTCGACCGCACCCGGCGCCAACAGGCCTTCATCGCCGCGCTGGTGTCGGCCCTGGGCAAGAGCGGCGCCCTGTCCAGCCCCACCATGCTGCGCGATCTGCTCAACGTCACCAAGCAGAACGTCGCGCTGGATTCCGGGTTCGACCTCGCCAGCTTCGCCAGCCGCGCCTCAGCGCTGACCGGTGCGCCACCCACCCTCTACACGCTGCCCATCAAGGAGTTCGGCCAGAACTCGCTGGGCGAGGACATCAACATCGTCGACATCCCCACCATCCGGGCCATCGTCCGGGACCTGGTCGCCGAACCCGGCGGCACCACCGAGGCACCCGCCGCGCCTGCGCACGTCCTCGAAGGTCACGGCGCGGTGCTCGACGTGGTGAACGCCTCCACGTACTCCGGACTGGCTGCGCAGCTCGAAACCACCTTCTCCGCGAACGGATTCACCCCGGGTGCGATCGGCGACGCCGAATCTCTGGCCGCCGTCACCTCGATCGACTATGGGACCGGTGCGGAGGCCGGCGCCCAGTCGCTGGCAGACGAGTTGAAGGTCATCGCCACGCCATCGTCCGAGGTGGCCCCCGGGACCGTACAGCTGACGCTGGGTACCGACTTTCCCGGCGACGACTACCTGACCGGATCGAGCGAGTCGTCCGCCGCGAGTTCCTCGGACGGATCGGATTCGACCTGGGACTCCGCCAGCGAGACGACGGAGGAGACCACCGCGAGTACGCCGGTGACCACCGTTGCCGCAACCGCGTCCGGCACCAAGTCCGCGGCACCGACCGACCTGAGTCAGATGAAGGTCTCCGGCATTCCCTGCGTGAAATAG
- a CDS encoding alpha/beta fold hydrolase has translation MKLRIAVSVLLLAVVALLLNELAVTREKHKAEPFAGGHVLELDGPDLNVREYGPAGDRAVVLLHGYSASIEWWEQVAPRLARDQRVIAIDLVGHGGSEAPNDGAPYRAAEQAKAVHTALVQLGVRHAALIGHSMGGAVSAELARQYPDLVERVVVSDTPAADDLVTMPLLGKMVCWPVIGPALDRFRTVDAITESSLQTGFGADYPVPDYAHRSLERLTYAGVCDSTEGPHPVVETLAALHKPVLVLWGDQDVLTPTAPNVERYTEAGLTPVVIKGSGHTPMVERPDQFLAAVTDFVRTPAPAR, from the coding sequence ATGAAATTGCGCATCGCCGTGAGCGTGCTTTTGTTGGCCGTGGTGGCGTTGCTGCTGAACGAGCTGGCGGTGACCAGGGAGAAGCACAAGGCCGAGCCCTTCGCGGGCGGGCACGTCCTGGAGCTGGACGGCCCCGATCTCAACGTGCGAGAGTACGGCCCGGCAGGCGACCGCGCCGTGGTGTTGCTGCACGGGTATTCGGCGTCGATCGAGTGGTGGGAGCAGGTGGCGCCGCGACTGGCCCGCGATCAGCGGGTGATCGCGATCGATCTGGTCGGCCACGGCGGCTCGGAGGCGCCCAATGACGGTGCTCCGTACCGTGCGGCAGAGCAGGCCAAGGCGGTGCACACCGCGCTGGTTCAACTCGGTGTGCGTCATGCGGCACTGATCGGGCATTCGATGGGCGGAGCGGTCTCCGCCGAACTGGCCCGGCAGTATCCGGATCTCGTGGAGCGTGTGGTGGTGTCCGATACCCCGGCTGCCGACGATCTGGTCACCATGCCGCTGCTCGGAAAGATGGTGTGCTGGCCGGTGATCGGCCCGGCGCTGGACCGATTCCGGACCGTGGATGCCATCACCGAGAGCTCGCTGCAGACCGGATTCGGCGCGGACTACCCGGTGCCGGACTACGCGCACCGCTCGCTGGAGCGCCTCACCTACGCCGGAGTCTGCGACTCCACCGAGGGTCCGCATCCGGTCGTGGAAACGCTTGCCGCACTGCACAAGCCCGTGCTGGTGCTGTGGGGCGACCAGGATGTACTGACCCCGACGGCCCCCAATGTCGAGCGCTATACGGAGGCCGGGCTGACGCCCGTGGTGATCAAGGGCTCCGGACACACGCCCATGGTCGAGCGGCCCGACCAGTTCCTCGCGGCGGTGACGGACTTCGTCAGGACCCCAGCCCCCGCGAGATGA
- a CDS encoding LysR family transcriptional regulator codes for MHLDELQWFVVLAETEHVTDAAAELGISQPTLSRALARVEEQVGVPLFDRVHRRLRLNAYGRILLEHARRSISEIHTATERIAELRDPDTGTVRLAFLHSQAGWFVPDLLRRFRAEAPLVRFELFQGAAHQIVERLANGGADLAITSPRPEGFRWRGMYMERLCLAVPRDHRFARRSRIRLADAGAEPFVALAPDFGLRQLTAELWAEAGISPPVVFEAMEIPTMEGLVAAGFGVAVVPVPRPERAEPGAAYIPLSESSARRQIGLTWNADRPLPPAAERLAEFVMHNVHDID; via the coding sequence ATGCATCTGGACGAGCTGCAGTGGTTCGTGGTGCTCGCCGAGACCGAGCACGTCACCGATGCCGCAGCCGAACTCGGCATCAGCCAGCCCACCCTGTCACGCGCGCTGGCCCGGGTCGAGGAGCAGGTGGGGGTGCCGCTGTTCGATCGGGTCCACCGACGGCTTCGGCTCAACGCCTACGGTCGCATCCTGTTGGAGCACGCCCGCCGCAGCATCAGCGAAATCCATACGGCCACTGAGCGAATCGCGGAGCTGCGCGATCCCGATACCGGGACGGTGCGGCTGGCGTTCCTGCATTCGCAGGCCGGCTGGTTCGTCCCTGATCTGTTGCGACGGTTCCGTGCCGAGGCTCCGTTGGTGCGCTTCGAGCTGTTCCAGGGTGCGGCCCACCAGATCGTCGAGCGCCTGGCCAACGGCGGGGCCGACCTGGCGATCACTTCACCACGCCCGGAGGGTTTTCGCTGGCGCGGGATGTACATGGAGCGGTTGTGCCTGGCAGTTCCGCGTGACCATCGCTTCGCCCGACGGTCCCGGATCCGGCTGGCCGACGCCGGCGCCGAACCCTTCGTGGCGCTGGCACCGGACTTCGGGTTGCGCCAGCTCACCGCCGAATTGTGGGCCGAGGCCGGGATCTCACCGCCGGTGGTGTTCGAGGCCATGGAGATCCCAACCATGGAAGGGCTGGTGGCGGCGGGATTCGGGGTGGCCGTCGTGCCGGTGCCACGGCCCGAACGGGCCGAGCCGGGCGCCGCGTACATCCCGCTGTCGGAGAGCTCTGCCAGACGTCAGATCGGCCTGACCTGGAACGCGGACCGCCCATTGCCGCCCGCTGCGGAGCGCCTGGCCGAGTTCGTCATGCACAATGTGCATGATATTGACTAG
- a CDS encoding sensor histidine kinase — protein sequence MAGGRVVEFFTTQPVRVSALLRLPLIGLIVVLVSVWDVDHWLPVLYAVILSVYTAVAVLWLVVVFRGPMPPWAEWASTAVDVLVLVALCAVSGGATAALLPVFFLLPISVAFQDRPWLTALLGGSTALGYLAVWILYSERDDNVGLPDIVYMHVGFLAWLAVASAALSFVLARRSARVRTLMEVRRQLVSESTRADDLRNAELAEHLHDGPLQVLLAARLELDEIRERIPDPGLDRVHAALQETAVGLRSTVTALHPQVLAQLGPTPAIQELLRQYETRPDITVRADLEDVGHPEGQALLYRAARELLANINKHAGASTVSVGLFRIGDRVVLTVADDGKGFDPSTVAQSVAEGHIGLASLQVRVEAMGGSMAISSEPGYGTQVRVTL from the coding sequence ATGGCAGGCGGGCGCGTCGTCGAATTCTTCACCACTCAACCGGTCCGGGTCTCGGCACTGCTGCGGCTACCCCTGATCGGCCTCATCGTGGTGCTGGTCTCGGTGTGGGATGTCGACCACTGGTTGCCGGTCCTGTACGCGGTGATCCTGAGCGTGTACACCGCCGTGGCGGTGCTGTGGCTGGTGGTGGTGTTCCGCGGGCCCATGCCGCCGTGGGCCGAGTGGGCTTCCACCGCGGTCGATGTGCTGGTTCTGGTCGCGCTGTGTGCGGTGTCGGGCGGTGCCACCGCGGCGCTGCTCCCGGTCTTCTTCCTGCTGCCCATATCCGTTGCGTTCCAGGATCGTCCGTGGCTGACGGCGCTGCTCGGCGGCAGCACCGCACTGGGCTACCTGGCGGTGTGGATCCTGTATTCCGAGCGCGACGACAACGTCGGCCTGCCGGACATCGTGTACATGCACGTGGGCTTCCTGGCCTGGCTGGCGGTCGCGTCGGCCGCGTTGTCCTTCGTGCTGGCGCGACGTTCGGCGCGGGTGCGAACGCTGATGGAGGTGCGGCGCCAGCTGGTGTCGGAGTCAACCCGGGCAGACGACCTGCGCAATGCCGAACTGGCCGAACACCTTCACGACGGGCCTTTGCAGGTCCTGCTGGCGGCACGCTTGGAACTCGACGAGATCCGCGAACGCATCCCGGACCCGGGGTTGGACCGGGTGCATGCCGCCCTGCAGGAGACGGCGGTCGGACTGCGCTCCACGGTGACCGCGCTGCACCCGCAGGTGCTGGCGCAGCTGGGGCCCACCCCGGCCATACAGGAGCTGTTGCGCCAGTACGAGACTCGGCCGGACATCACCGTGCGGGCGGACCTGGAGGACGTCGGGCACCCCGAAGGTCAGGCCCTGCTGTACCGCGCTGCGCGCGAGCTGCTGGCCAACATCAACAAACACGCGGGCGCGAGCACGGTCTCGGTCGGCCTCTTCCGGATCGGGGACCGCGTCGTGCTGACCGTGGCCGACGACGGCAAGGGGTTCGACCCGTCGACGGTGGCCCAGTCCGTGGCCGAGGGGCACATCGGGCTGGCCTCGCTGCAAGTCCGCGTCGAGGCCATGGGCGGCTCGATGGCGATCAGTTCGGAACCCGGATACGGCACCCAGGTCCGGGTCACGCTGTAG